The Ensifer canadensis genome has a segment encoding these proteins:
- a CDS encoding HD domain-containing protein yields the protein MDSGVLSSHDALLLASEVAAEAHQGQLDKTGQPYFRHCQRVANAVDGMDAKVVAYLHDVLEKGPGWSAQRLLEKGFDPVIVGAVVALTKEPAEPEPAFVRRAASNPLALPVKHADLLDNLEQALASRMETQKYLDGLRILEAEFGCLSD from the coding sequence ATGGACAGCGGTGTCTTGAGCTCGCACGATGCATTGCTTCTCGCCAGCGAAGTTGCTGCTGAGGCCCATCAGGGGCAATTGGACAAAACGGGGCAACCGTATTTCAGGCACTGTCAGCGTGTTGCGAACGCCGTGGACGGGATGGATGCCAAGGTCGTGGCCTATTTACACGACGTCCTGGAGAAGGGACCGGGCTGGTCGGCTCAGCGATTGCTGGAAAAAGGATTTGATCCCGTGATCGTTGGCGCTGTCGTGGCGCTGACAAAAGAACCGGCCGAGCCGGAACCAGCCTTTGTAAGGCGGGCGGCGTCAAACCCACTTGCCCTCCCGGTCAAGCATGCAGATCTCTTGGACAATTTGGAACAGGCGCTGGCGAGCAGGATGGAAACGCAAAAATACCTCGATGGGCTGCGGATCCTTGAAGCCGAATTCGGTTGCCTCTCGGATTGA